A genomic stretch from Papio anubis isolate 15944 chromosome 18, Panubis1.0, whole genome shotgun sequence includes:
- the GINS3 gene encoding DNA replication complex GINS protein PSF3 isoform X2 — protein sequence MSEAYFRVESGALGPEENFLSLDDILMSHEKLPVRTETAMPRLGAFFLERSAGAETDNAVPQGLALLPRVECSGVIWLTAALTSQVQVIVIPQPPMWLGLQGSKLELPLWLAKGLFDNKRRILSVELPKIYQEGWRTVFSADANVVDLHKMGPHFYGFGSQLLHFDSPENADISQSLLQTFIGRFRRIMDSSQNAYNEDTSALVARLDEMERGLFQTGQKGLNDFQCWEKGQASQITASNLVQNYKKRKFPDMED from the exons ATGTCGGAGGCTTATTTCCGAGTGGAGTCGGGTGCCCTGGGGCCTGAAGAGAACTTTCTTTCTTTGGACGACATCCTGATGTCCCACGAGAAGCTGCCGGTGCGCACGGAGACCGCCATGCCTCGCCTTGGCGCTTTCTTCCTGGAGCGGAGCGCAGGCGCCGAGACTGACAACGCCGTCCCACAG ggtcttgctctgttgcccagggtggagtgcagtggtgtgatatggctcactgcagccttgacctcccaggttcaagtgatcgtcATACCTCAGCCACCTatgtggctgggattgcag GGTTCCAAGCTTGAACTCCCCTTGTGGCTGGCAAAAGGACTTTTTGACAACAAGCGACGGATCCTTTCTGTGGAACTCCCCAAGATCTACCAGGAGGGCTGGAGGACGGTGTTCAGTGCGGATGCCAATGTGGTGGACCTCCACAAAATGGGGCCCCATTTCTACGGGTTTGGCTCCCAACTCCTGCATTTTGACAGTCCCGAGAATGCAGACATTTCCCAGTCTCTGCTGCAG ACTTTTATTGGACGTTTTCGCCGCATCATGGACTCCTCACAGAATGCTTACAACGAAGACACTTCAGCCCTGGTAGCCAGGCTAGACGAGATGGAGAGGGGCTTATTTCAAACAGGGCAGAAAGGACTGAATGACTTTCAGTGTTGGGAGAAGGGGCAGGCTTCTCAGATCACAGCTTCCAACCTCGTTCAGAattacaagaagagaaaattcCCTGATATGGAAGACTGA
- the GINS3 gene encoding DNA replication complex GINS protein PSF3 isoform X1, whose product MSEAYFRVESGALGPEENFLSLDDILMSHEKLPVRTETAMPRLGAFFLERSAGAETDNAVPQGSKLELPLWLAKGLFDNKRRILSVELPKIYQEGWRTVFSADANVVDLHKMGPHFYGFGSQLLHFDSPENADISQSLLQTFIGRFRRIMDSSQNAYNEDTSALVARLDEMERGLFQTGQKGLNDFQCWEKGQASQITASNLVQNYKKRKFPDMED is encoded by the exons ATGTCGGAGGCTTATTTCCGAGTGGAGTCGGGTGCCCTGGGGCCTGAAGAGAACTTTCTTTCTTTGGACGACATCCTGATGTCCCACGAGAAGCTGCCGGTGCGCACGGAGACCGCCATGCCTCGCCTTGGCGCTTTCTTCCTGGAGCGGAGCGCAGGCGCCGAGACTGACAACGCCGTCCCACAG GGTTCCAAGCTTGAACTCCCCTTGTGGCTGGCAAAAGGACTTTTTGACAACAAGCGACGGATCCTTTCTGTGGAACTCCCCAAGATCTACCAGGAGGGCTGGAGGACGGTGTTCAGTGCGGATGCCAATGTGGTGGACCTCCACAAAATGGGGCCCCATTTCTACGGGTTTGGCTCCCAACTCCTGCATTTTGACAGTCCCGAGAATGCAGACATTTCCCAGTCTCTGCTGCAG ACTTTTATTGGACGTTTTCGCCGCATCATGGACTCCTCACAGAATGCTTACAACGAAGACACTTCAGCCCTGGTAGCCAGGCTAGACGAGATGGAGAGGGGCTTATTTCAAACAGGGCAGAAAGGACTGAATGACTTTCAGTGTTGGGAGAAGGGGCAGGCTTCTCAGATCACAGCTTCCAACCTCGTTCAGAattacaagaagagaaaattcCCTGATATGGAAGACTGA